The DNA segment TGGTTcggttttttattatttaatttgttatgATGACGTGGATAAGACACGTAGGTTTACTGTGGGACCTACGAATTGGTGATTACGTTATCCATATGCACGTGAGAGATATGGGGAAGCCACGGACGTATGTTCCACTGTGACAGCGTCGACCCATTATCAATCTCTAAGCTTACCTTTTCCTAACCAATAACTAGATGCCACGTGTCAACCCGACCAAACAGGATATTTATTCATTACCGGATCAGCAATGTTTGGTACTTTATTACCGGATCAGCCGTTGACACCGTCAAGTGTTCGTCAGTTCCTAaggatttttaaaaatggatacACCAAATCTGAATTACTTTAGATTTgggaaaatcgcataaaaaaTCTTGAGAGTGTCACTTCCTATCACTTTAAACCTTGAAGTTTTTTTACTAACATTTTTAACcttcaaaataacatttttatcataaaaaacctccaaagaagaaaaatgaccgGCTGAACAggttaaaaacagttttttttttcaaaaaataattatttaattaataaataaacaaaaaaataataaaaatcaaaaaaattaacaaaaaactcataaattaaaaaaagtgagaaaaataaataaagatttagaaaattaaataaaaaataactaaaaattcaaaaaataaataagatcaaattaaaatagagaaaaaataataataaatttcaaaaaattgaaaattcaaaaaagtttttttttccattttcatatataatgtCGGAAATTATCATTGGAGATATGCCAAAAACCGTCATTGGAGATATGTCGGAAATAACGGTTTTTGGCATATCTCCAATGATACAGTTTTTGGCATATCTCCAATGATAATTTCTgacaatatatttgaaaatgaatgttgataaaaaaaaattcattttcaaatgaatttttttttttgaattttcatttttttttgaaatttatgttttttttttatttttctccattttaaattgatcttatttatttttgaatttttttgttattttttatttaatttaaatctttatttgttttttgaatttttttaatttatgatttttttgtttaatttttcaatttttattaattttttgtttattttattaattaaataattacttttgaaaaaaatttgtttttaaccTGTTCAACcggtcattttttttctttggaagttttttatgataaaaatgtcactttgaagATTAAAAGTGTTAGTGAAAAAACTTTAAGGTTTAAAGTACTAGTAAGTGACACTTTCGAGGTTTTTTATACGATTTTTCCCTTTAGATTTTGGCATCAagacaaaacaatttttttctttttccagcTCGGTCTGATTCAATTTGGTTTAGATTGGGTTTCTTCGGTATGGTTAGTAACAGAATGGTTTTGGTTTAGCTATATACTGGACACTAATAAGTAACAAAAGTATGCCGAATCTAACCgtgaaaaaagaaaattcggaaaacaaaagacaaaaggTCACAGATACAAGACCAGAGTCTTTAGCAGAGATCCCTTTCCAAGTCCCATGTTGATGTACAAACTCTGgtaaagatgaacggattgacTGACATTCCAGATTTGGCACACATGCGTTCACTTTGCTAAAAGCTTCAGAACAACAGAGTCCACAATTAGATCCTGACTTGAGCTTCACCAAACATATCACAACAAAAGATGAGGACGTACTTCTGTATCAGTTACCTGTTTTGTCATCTCTTTTTGGTGTGTACTTCAATCATATCACCGTCCTCCATCTCGAGGTTAGAAGGAGTGGTTGATGGATCAATCTTGTCACCGTCAAAAGTAAATACGAGATGTTGCGGGTCGAGCTTTTCTTTATCCGTATACATTTTGAAAACCCGTTCAAACTTCTCATCCTACAACAAAATGgtaaaaataccaaataaacATCAGAAGCTAAACTATATAGAGAAAAACTAAAGAAAGCATAATGTGCCGCTCATGTACGTGACAAAGATATGATCAGAACGCTATATCACTCTCTGTTTTCTTAGATGAAACCAACTACAAATAGGGTTTCCCAGATCTCTAAAACTAAGCCTCTAAGACCACCCCCACCCCCCATTCACTAATCTCTTTAACTCCCTATTCATTACTCATGCTTTCCTCGAAAGCTCAGTATGTCTAGTTAACTGGATCTTAGCGAGGGTGATGTAACACCCAACTCTCTCTTAGGTCTACTTATTCACACATACAAAGTTCAGATAGTAATTTTTTAGTTACTGGAAGGTTGGCTAATAAGTTGCAAGCAGTGAGAAGAAACTTACAGCAAACACCCGGAATTGCTTCTGTCCATCTTTGTCCTGTATTGTAATGACAATCTTGGCTCTGTCATTAATAAGCGGCCCTGGTGGTGCCTGAGCAGGAGTAGCCTCTGAGGATGTTTTGAGTGATACTTGAGCTTCTTTTTTAGCAGACTCCTGTGCTTCCTGCATCACATCTACTGCAGTTTTCGTGAATGACATAAGCTCCATCTTCTTCGACCTACATTTGCATATTTCaattcaaaacttaaaaaatcaaTGTATAAGGGACTCTCTGAGTGGGAAAACTACCTCAAAGCTTTAATGGTGGAATCTTCACCGGACTCTTTGCTTTTGTTGAAGACAGCCTTTGGAGGTGGAGGCAACCAATCGTCATCACACGCCACTTCAATCACTTTCacatcttcatctttctttacaacctttataaaaaaaacaattttctaatttttactcAGCCACACAAAGATTCCAATAAGGTTAAcgataaataaaacaaagaacagTTTTTATTTCAGCTCATCCACAGAGCTAAGCTCCAGTGAGGAAGCAAATCATAAAGATTAGTCCTTACTGCATGGGAAGTTTTCGATCTCTTCTTAACAGGAACCTCAGAGACATCAGAATCATCATCGTCTGCAATATTTTAAAACCGAGAAGAAGGATTCAAT comes from the Brassica napus cultivar Da-Ae chromosome A7, Da-Ae, whole genome shotgun sequence genome and includes:
- the LOC106353858 gene encoding uncharacterized protein LOC106353858, producing MGGEGEDLEPLFDYHRVQPSNFVCIDDDDDSDVSEVPVKKRSKTSHAVVKKDEDVKVIEVACDDDWLPPPPKAVFNKSKESGEDSTIKALRSKKMELMSFTKTAVDVMQEAQESAKKEAQVSLKTSSEATPAQAPPGPLINDRAKIVITIQDKDGQKQFRVFADEKFERVFKMYTDKEKLDPQHLVFTFDGDKIDPSTTPSNLEMEDGDMIEVHTKKR